In Salvelinus alpinus chromosome 22, SLU_Salpinus.1, whole genome shotgun sequence, one genomic interval encodes:
- the LOC139549058 gene encoding transmembrane protein 199-like isoform X2, with amino-acid sequence MASSFVIGNTFRERVRDLLEKDEASVPTELQNELEDILQQEQPSTLSFRTARKLHKCLLDNGQPFYLNELLEDSSLHLPKVETPPRNPVLVARLERIRAKLANEEYNRITRNVNTQMNRRETLADFGREVRSAKAAVVTVLNFLVTVVATFACSYLGSQYLFTETAARVISAVIAASVVGLAELYVLVRTMEGELGEP; translated from the exons ATGGCGTCGTCATTTGTGATTGGAAACACATTtcgagagagggtaagagacttGCTGGAGAAGGATGAGGCTTCAGTTCCAACAGAACTACAGAACGAATTGGAAGATATTCTTCAACAGGAACAACCATCAACTCTGTCTTTCAGAACTGCAAGAAAACTTCATAAATGTCTGCTAGACAATG GTCAACCCTTCTACCTTAATGAGttgttggaggacagctcattGCACCTGCCTAAGGTTGAAACGCCCCCCAGA AACCCTGTGCTCGTGGCTCGTCTGGAGAGAATCAGAGCCAAGTTGGCCAATGAAGAATACAACAGGATCACACGGAATGTAAACACTCAG ATGAATCGTCGTGAGACATTGGCGGACTTTGGGAGAGAAG TGCGCTCAGCCAAAGCTGCTGTTGTGACGGTCTTAAACTTCCTAGTGACAGTGGTGGCGACGTTCGCCTGCTCCTATCTCGGCAGTCAATACCTCTTCACAGAGACAGCGGCG AGGGTGATATCTGCAGTGATTGCTGCATCTGTAGTCGGCCTGGCAGAGCTGTATGTTCTGGTACGGACCATGGAGGGAGAGCTAGGAGAACCATAG
- the LOC139548703 gene encoding homeobox protein SEBOX-like → MGLRYVRNDNGLSSPEPERSVCTEGQRKRKRTIFSRAQLSELEQAFALTPYPDITLRERLAAHTHLPESKIQVWFQNRRARSIKSGRLNKSTKPTSGRGGATCQPLPVVPSPGPSFTPTTMGEMFRPDQIQCDDGQQFYSDWIRLYSNPVSHQPTPVSPNLAESLLWEEDRRSHLGSLATTTAPIGRQAHSSRPYRDGFNQPCVGTSGYRNFNLQTLAGSQARYGHQTSVDQVVPSHPQQMYWDVTQGQVHHPQVGPQTSIGYISDLIYNAAIVTNFLEF, encoded by the exons ATGGGATTGAGAT aCGTGAGGAATGACAATGGACTTTCATCACCTGAACCTGAGAGAAGCGTGTGTACAGAGGGCCAAAGGAAGCGCAAAAGAACCATCTTCAGCCGCGCACAATTGTCTGAGTTGGAACAAGCTTTCGCTCTGACACCGTACCCAGACATCACTCTCCGTGAACGCTTGGCCGCACATACGCATCTACCTGAAAGCAAGATACAG GTGTGGTTCCAAAACAGGCGGGCAAGAAGTATCAAGAGTGGAAGACTCAACAAATCAACTAAGCCTACTTCTGGAAGAGGAGGTGCAACATGCCAACCTCTCCCAGTGGTTCCCTCCCCTGGTCCCTCCTTCACTCCAACCACAATGGGGGAGATGTTCCGACCAGACCAGATTCAGTGTGACGATGGTCAGCAGTTCTACTCCGACTGGATCCGTCTCTACAGCAACCCTGTGTCTCATCAGCCTACACCCGTCTCCCCAAACCTGGCAGAATCCCTACTGTGGGAGGAAGACCGCCGATCTCACCTGGGATCTCTTGCTACTACCACTGCACCCATTGGAAGGCAAGCACACTCCTCGCGGCCATACCGGGATGGGTTCAACCAGCCCTGCGTGGGCACCTCAGGGTATAGGAACTTTAATCTACAGACTCTAGCTGGGTCACAGGCCAGATATGGTCACCAAACCTCAGTGGACCAGGTTGTCCCCTCCCATCCACAGCAGATGTACTGGGATGTGACTCAAGGACAGGTTCATCATCCTCAGGTGGGCCCCCAGACCTCCATCGGATACATCTCAGACCTGATCTATAATGCTGCTATTGTCACCAACTTCCTGGAGTTCTAA
- the LOC139549058 gene encoding transmembrane protein 199-like isoform X1, with translation MASSFVIGNTFRERVRDLLEKDEASVPTELQNELEDILQQEQPSTLSFRTARKLHKCLLDNGQPFYLNELLEDSSLHLPKVETPPRNPVLVARLERIRAKLANEEYNRITRNVNTQQMNRRETLADFGREVRSAKAAVVTVLNFLVTVVATFACSYLGSQYLFTETAARVISAVIAASVVGLAELYVLVRTMEGELGEP, from the exons ATGGCGTCGTCATTTGTGATTGGAAACACATTtcgagagagggtaagagacttGCTGGAGAAGGATGAGGCTTCAGTTCCAACAGAACTACAGAACGAATTGGAAGATATTCTTCAACAGGAACAACCATCAACTCTGTCTTTCAGAACTGCAAGAAAACTTCATAAATGTCTGCTAGACAATG GTCAACCCTTCTACCTTAATGAGttgttggaggacagctcattGCACCTGCCTAAGGTTGAAACGCCCCCCAGA AACCCTGTGCTCGTGGCTCGTCTGGAGAGAATCAGAGCCAAGTTGGCCAATGAAGAATACAACAGGATCACACGGAATGTAAACACTCAG CAGATGAATCGTCGTGAGACATTGGCGGACTTTGGGAGAGAAG TGCGCTCAGCCAAAGCTGCTGTTGTGACGGTCTTAAACTTCCTAGTGACAGTGGTGGCGACGTTCGCCTGCTCCTATCTCGGCAGTCAATACCTCTTCACAGAGACAGCGGCG AGGGTGATATCTGCAGTGATTGCTGCATCTGTAGTCGGCCTGGCAGAGCTGTATGTTCTGGTACGGACCATGGAGGGAGAGCTAGGAGAACCATAG